A genomic window from Chrysoperla carnea chromosome 3, inChrCarn1.1, whole genome shotgun sequence includes:
- the LOC123295758 gene encoding uncharacterized protein LOC123295758, protein MNKYKIDNEVLIQAIRAQPQLWDTRLKSYSHKSEKQIGWQEVADDVGSTVSDCKSRWKTLRDSFIRQLRNLRRQGVPDDSLTSQWVHFNDMLFLKDVCTTHGATNKSIFYLQDESNDSETKSHSSSSQLNSTQNIKRIKSERKYNDDEEDESCDDQIDELSPIIRKRIKLTPPKVIQSNSDPLRISTGDLEKKKIEILQKDSTNSPDYHFLMSLLPTLEKLPKEKKMLIKVQMLSMLYEATFGQQMPSDNLNRSFKSISSAKSKRIVEDFDDSIST, encoded by the exons atgaacaaatacaaaatagatAATGAAGTATTAATTCAAGCAATACGTGCTCAACCTCAATTATGGGATACAAGACTTAAGTCATATAGTCACAAATCGGAAAAACAAATTGGTTGGCAAGAAGTCGCTGATGATGTCGGCTCTACTG tcTCTGATTGTAAGAGCAGATGGAAAACTTTACGAGATTCTTTCATTCGCCAATTACGAAATTTGCGTCGACAAGGGGTGCCGGATGATTCACTCACATCACAATGGGTGCACTTTAATGATatgttatttttgaaagatGTATGTACTACTCACGGTGCcacaaataaatcaattttctatCTACAAGACGAATCGAATGACTCTGAAACAAAATCACACAGTAGCTCATCGCAGCTTAATTCCACGCAAAATATCAAAAGAATAAAATCTGAACGAAAATATAACGATGACGAAGAGGATGAGAGTTGTGATGATCAAATTGATGAATTATCACCTATCATAAGAAAGCGAATAAAATTAACACCTCCAAAAGTTATACAATCAAATTCGGATCCATTACGTATTTCAACCGGTGatttggaaaagaaaaaaatagaaattttacaaaaagataGTACTAATTCACcagattatcattttttaatgagTTTATTGCCAACATTAGAAAAATTAcctaaagagaaaaaaatgttgatcaAAGTACAAATGTTATCAATGCTATACGAAGCTACATTTGGACAACAAATGCCGTCAGATAATTTAAATCGATCATTTAAATCGATTTCATCAGCGAAATCAAAAAGAATTGTAGAAGATTTTGATGATAGCATATCGACCTAA
- the LOC123295753 gene encoding CD63 antigen-like — protein sequence MGPGEEKTISMKCIKYLLCLSNFAFVITALLIISVGTTIFTIYNDYQTFYDVGYFSPAVYLIGIGFILLIVSLFGFMGALKESTCMMTTFSLLLTGILIFELAVAIAAYVTPNMDEYISKALWESIEHYHESGDDAKAVDLLHETFNCCGVDSYRDWENTTQHSWPQSCCYRYIMEGENPTCGLRDIPSRTDGCLEKLKFAAYQSRYLIASMALSVAFVQALGICFSWLLGRSIRKAKTEREIRRIAFRTQFVNPSNYTYSLPDNAKTTVLYTPTSSDA from the exons ATTACagcattattaataatatcggTTGGTACTACAATTTTTACAATCTACAATGATTACCAAACATTTTACGATGTGGGATATTTTTCACCAGCCGTATATTTAATTGGAATTGGATTTATCTTATTAATTGTATCACTTTTTGGATTTATGGGCGCACTTAAAGAGAGCACATGCATGATGACAACG TTTTCATTGTTGTTAACTGGAATTCTTATATTCGAATTAGCAGTTGCCATTGCTGCGTATGTAACTCCTAATATGGATGAATATATCTCTAAAGCTTTATGGGAATCTATAGAGCATTATCATGAGAGCGGTGATGATGCAAAAGCAGTGGATTTACTTCATGAAACATTCAACTGTTGTGGAGTTGATAGCTACAGAGATTGGGAAAATACTACACAACATTCTTGGCCTCAATCATGTTGTTACAGATACATTATGGAAGGTGAAAATCCAACATGTGGACTTAGAGATATACCCAGTCGTACCGATGgatgcttagaaaaattgaaatttgctGCATATCAAAGTAGATATTTAATTGCTAGTATGGCGTTATCTGTTGCTTTTGTTCAG GCCTTAGGAATATGTTTCTCATGGTTACTTGGACGATCGATTCGAAAAGCAAAAACTgaacgagaaattcgtcgtatTGCATTCAGAACTCAATTTGTTAATCCCAGTAATTATACGTATTCATTACCAGATAATGCAAAAACTACTGTTTTGTACACTCCAACCAGTAGTGATGcttaa
- the LOC123295281 gene encoding F-box only protein 21-like, with translation MSLTTILDLPVELIEYVLCYDNLEFKDVINFSSGCHRFRDIVLNSNVLWRNKFMAKWPQFKNVCPLNDSDFNWIKESIDCSQIKRKTMTILSDMSPKFYKRYELSESDLIEWKNLMKENPRAYYYIVDDLMKIVNDDSPINTIEVVPINTPGNKTLKYYGIKALRYIRQVHLSEEWEIYMSLPQSEQILERGAVLVAQWCQPAQDITVEKISNEFDSIANAVKALLQTINDKHPLLSATEDEINYWRTHNLDDNQWKANDCLQILECMGTVLFKNMGFHGNNEMYFMPENSFINAVLDKRRGLPITLAILYESIARRLGVKCEPISFPAHFLLRWSESYAENDDGTGKSFYIDVFNKGHFILKGTCPRLSYDMKGKRKYTYKTASARQVVERMANNLEVSGRQHLHPNGRITRLRSTLELLRLISPTDMTCVLDLARIYMLYNMDVELLMKNLIEIQPQLDEREKTQANQIVQMLQDHAAHNVEALNDLYPKLEAGPRPANLYYAVGMVMQHQGLNYRCVIYDWDPTCLASEEWQKQMSVESLKYKNNQPFYNVLVEDGSHRYVAQENIRPTSEPGYLFQNQDIGRHFSHYFETHYVPNAEKHAEYPFDETVRKYNHEKIVFGYIG, from the exons atgtcACTAACTACAATATTAGATTTACCAGTGGAATTAATTGAATATGTATTATGTTACGATAACCTTGAATTTAAAGATGTGATCAATTTTAGTTCAGGATGTCATAGATTTCGTGATATTGTACTCAATAGCAATGTATTATGGAGAAATAAATTTATGGCTAA atggccacaatttaaaaatgtttgccCATTAAACGATTCCGATTTTAATTGGATAAAAGAATCGATAGATTGTTCACAAATTAAACGTAAAACAATGACTATTTTATCGGATATGtcaccaaaattttataaacgttATGAATTATCTGAAAGTGATTTAATTGAAtggaaaaatttgatgaaagaaAATCCTAGagcttattattatattgtagaCGATTTAATGAAAATCGTTAATGATGATAGTCCCATTAATACAATTGAAGTTGTTCCAATTAA TACACCCggtaataaaacattaaaatattacgGGATAAAAGCACTTCGTTACATTCGACAAGTACATTTATCAGAAGAATGGGAAATATATATGTCATTACCACAATCTGAACAAATATTGGAACGTGGTGCTGTATTGGTAGCACAATGGTGTCAACCTGCACAAGATATTACAgtagaaaaaatatcaaatgaatTTGATAGTATTGCTAATGCTGTAAAAGCattattacaaacaataaatGATAAACATCCGCTATTATCCGCTACAGaagatgaaataaattattggagAACACATAACTTAGATGATAATCAATGGAAGGCGAATGATTGTTTACAAATATTGGAATGTATGGGtactgttttatttaaaaatatgggtTTTCATGGTAAtaatgaaatgtattttatgccggaaaattcatttattaatgca gTTCTTGATAAAAGGCGAGGGTTACCAATAACCTTAGCCATTTTATATGAGAGCATAGCAAGGCGGCTTGGTGTTAAATGTGAACCAATTAGTTTCCCAGCACACTTTTTATTACGTTGGAGTGAATCATATGCCGAAAATGATGATGGAActggaaaatcattttatattgatgtatttaataaaggacattttattttgaaaggaaCATGTCCACGATTAAGTTACGATATGAAAGGGAAAAGAAAATATACCTACAAAACGGCATCTGCTCGTCAG gttGTGGAACGAATGGCAAATAATTTGGAAGTATCAGGTCGACAACATTTACATCCAAATGGACGAATTACACGATTAAGATCCACGTTGGAACTATTACGGTTAATATCGCCCACAGATATGACATGTGTGCTAGATTTAGCTCGGatttatatgttgtataatatgGATGTggaattattaatgaaaaatttaattgaaattcaacCG cAATTGGATGAACGTGAAAAAACTCAAgcaaatcaaattgtacaaatgcTTCAGGATCATGCAGCTCATAATGTCGAAGCCTTGAATGATTTATATCCAAAA cTAGAAGCCGGTCCGAGACCAGCAAATTTGTACTATGCTGTCGGTATGGTTATGCAACATCAAGGTTTAAATTATCGTTGTGTGATTTATGATTGGGATCCAACATGTTTGGCATCCGAAGAATGGCAAAAGCAAATGTCAGTAGAAAgtctcaaatataaaaataatcaaccaTTTTATAACGTTCTTGTTGAGGATGGTTCACATAGATACGTAGCACAAG aAAATATACGACCAACTTCTGAACCaggatatttatttcaaaatcaggATATAGGACGacatttttcacattatttTGAAACACATTATGTACCAAATGCTGAAAAACATGCTGAATATCCTTTTGATGAAACCGTAAGAAAATATAATCatgagaaaattgtttttggatATATTGGATAA
- the LOC123295592 gene encoding alpha-ketoglutarate-dependent dioxygenase alkB homolog 4, whose product MNTNRDCGCKGWNSCLVCEKQYNLPPNLTKTKIEDLESYVYCPWCNQLWPGWDMNLYQSHPQHFGIPKRFPGVFIDMNFLNENEENFLMNGIDNMPWDLSQSGRRKQNFGPKCNFKRQTLQLGNFNGFPKFSKFVQDKFETIPLLRNYQTIEQCSLEYTPDRGAAIDLHIDDCWIWGERIVTVNLLSDSILTLIKYNGNENRYNLNCVKTYPPVIPKDEEDYKDLESLSTSVIRIPMPRRSLLVLYGGARYDWEHCVLREDILERRVCLAYREFTPPYLSNGCYENEGTVVIDRAKNFF is encoded by the exons atgaatacgAATAGAGATTGTGGATGTAAAGGATGGAATTCCTGTTTAGTATGTGAAAAGCAGTATAATTTACCcccaaatttaacaaaaaccaaaattgaG GATTTGGAAAGTTATGTTTACTGTCCTTGGTGTAATCAATTATGGCCAGGTTGGGATATGAATTTATATCAATCGCATCCTCAACATTTCGGCATTCCAAAACGATTTCCAGGTGTTTTTATTGAT atgaattttctaaatgagaatgaagaaaattttttaatgaatggtattgataatatgCCATGGGATTTATCACAAAGTGGACgcagaaaacaaaattttggtcctaaatgcaattttaaaaggCAAACATTACAATTGGGCAATTTTAATGGTTttccgaaattttcaaaatttgtacaaGATAAGTTTGAAACAATACCATTATTACGTAATTATCAAACAATTGAACAATGTTCGTTAGAGTATACGCCAGATAGGGGGGCAGCTATTGATTTACATATTGACGATTGTTGGATCTGGGGGGAACGTATTGTTACtgtaaatttattatctgaTTCTATATTAacgttaattaaatataatggtaacgaaaatagatataatttaaattgtgtaaaaacTTATCCGCCGGTTATTCCAAAAGATGAGGAAGATTACAAAGACTTAGAAAGTCTTAGCACGTCTGTTATTAGAATACCGATGCCGAG ACGAtctttattagttttatatggAGGTGCAAGATACGATTGGGAGCATTGTGTTCTTCGTGAAGATATTCTAGAAAGACGTGTATGTTTAGCGTATAGGGAATTTACCCCACCTTATTTATCAAATGGGTGTTATGAAAATGAAGGAACTGTTGTAATTGATAGagcgaaaaatttcttttaa